A window of the Kosakonia sp. BYX6 genome harbors these coding sequences:
- a CDS encoding phosphoserine transaminase, whose amino-acid sequence MSLNPNNALNFSGGPGALPDVVLNQVQQAIINVPEVGLSILGISHRSAWFENVVRETENNIRTLLGLPNDFHILFLQGGATQQFSMVPMTLLRGKKHPAEYFDTGYWSRKVITEAMREGPVRVIWSGEKDGYRRLPTDEELDFSPDAPYIHYVSNETVEGLQFDRILGRDDVPRVCDMSSDFLSKPCDAGKFSLIYAHAQKNIGPAGVTIVLVRDSVVQSSPDNLPSFLNYRRQVESHSNLNTPPVFAIYVVYLVTRWLLNDIGGLENMARINQQKAALLYSMIDGSDGFYRNWGDAAFRSDMNAAFTLPTAKLEEKFLHEAAIAGFAGLSGHRAIGGVRASIYNALTPGAVEKLCDFMEDFRFKQHAKV is encoded by the coding sequence ATGTCATTAAATCCAAATAACGCCCTTAATTTTTCCGGTGGGCCGGGCGCACTTCCGGACGTTGTTTTAAACCAGGTGCAGCAGGCGATTATTAATGTCCCGGAAGTGGGATTGTCGATCCTCGGTATTAGCCACCGTTCGGCATGGTTTGAGAATGTGGTTCGGGAAACCGAAAACAATATCCGCACGCTGTTGGGTTTGCCCAATGATTTCCACATCCTGTTTTTACAGGGTGGCGCAACGCAGCAGTTTTCAATGGTGCCGATGACCCTGCTGCGCGGGAAAAAGCACCCCGCCGAATATTTTGATACCGGCTACTGGAGCCGCAAAGTCATCACCGAAGCGATGCGCGAGGGCCCAGTGCGCGTTATCTGGAGCGGTGAAAAGGACGGCTACCGTCGCTTACCAACGGATGAAGAGTTAGATTTCTCCCCCGATGCGCCTTACATTCACTATGTGTCGAATGAAACGGTCGAAGGCCTGCAATTCGATCGTATTCTGGGTCGCGATGATGTTCCGCGCGTCTGCGATATGTCTTCAGACTTTCTCTCCAAACCGTGTGACGCCGGGAAGTTCTCGCTGATTTATGCTCATGCGCAGAAAAACATCGGCCCGGCCGGAGTGACGATTGTGCTGGTGCGCGACAGCGTGGTGCAAAGCTCGCCGGATAACCTGCCATCATTCCTGAATTACCGCCGACAGGTAGAGTCGCATTCAAACCTGAATACGCCGCCGGTATTCGCCATTTATGTGGTGTACCTGGTGACCCGCTGGCTGCTGAATGACATTGGCGGGCTGGAAAACATGGCGCGTATCAACCAGCAAAAAGCGGCGTTGCTCTACAGCATGATCGACGGTAGCGACGGTTTTTATCGCAACTGGGGCGATGCCGCATTCCGCTCAGATATGAACGCCGCCTTCACGCTGCCGACGGCTAAGCTGGAAGAGAAGTTCCTTCACGAAGCGGCGATCGCCGGTTTTGCTGGCCTCAGCGGTCACCGCGCCATCGGCGGCGTCCGGGCATCCATCTACAACGCTTTGACACCCGGAGCCGTAGAGAAACTGTGCGACTTTATGGAAGATTTCCGCTTTAAGCAGCACGCGAAAGTGTAA
- a CDS encoding type IV secretion protein Rhs, whose translation MTLNEEIKEQVIQLCGCKAIVDDWGEVADELSRSFEWVGSKIRWSTVKAHKSSELKGGYNNWLDQIKEFISISDIDSEINNSDEIYYINDSSLDFSVHIEPSLFYSFLDLVIKNIPQHHYFFDKEKKWCLVVSSEAYVDFGFPN comes from the coding sequence ATGACCTTGAATGAAGAAATTAAAGAACAAGTGATTCAATTGTGTGGTTGCAAGGCAATAGTTGATGACTGGGGGGAGGTTGCTGATGAATTATCACGTTCTTTTGAGTGGGTTGGGTCAAAAATACGTTGGTCTACAGTGAAAGCGCACAAAAGCTCAGAATTAAAAGGCGGGTACAATAATTGGCTTGACCAAATAAAAGAATTCATTTCTATTAGCGATATAGATAGTGAAATTAATAATAGCGATGAAATTTATTACATTAATGACTCGTCGCTGGATTTTTCGGTGCATATTGAACCCTCTCTATTCTATTCTTTTCTTGATTTAGTTATCAAAAATATTCCTCAGCATCATTATTTCTTCGATAAAGAAAAAAAATGGTGTTTGGTAGTGAGTTCCGAGGCTTATGTCGATTTCGGATTTCCAAATTAG
- a CDS encoding AEC family transporter, producing MDTAEFFAQLAQQLLLSAPLFLLIALGYCLGRFAGWPESVNEGLNRFCFNVAIPCMLFNVMSKFYESPPVDVRLLIAYFGTCFVIYIIGRIVAKSVFRLDSISASVFGLAGIFSNNVMLGIPVAIILLGPTSLASVALVLVFNSLILWTLVTVSVEWAQNGSFSLRGIGKTLVSVLRNPIIIGIFTGFIWSFALHRPVPQFLASPIGMVAQVAAPLTLITLGMSLSRYQIRKGLRESSAIGLLKLVLMPGLIWLLAYLLHLPREESQVVVLLGSMAVGVNVYLMAQKFHVLQGATATSMLLSTILSTVTTPLFMILMGHFYPDWP from the coding sequence ATGGACACGGCTGAATTTTTCGCGCAACTCGCGCAGCAATTGCTGCTCTCTGCGCCGCTCTTTTTATTGATTGCGCTAGGTTACTGTCTGGGACGCTTCGCGGGTTGGCCGGAATCGGTTAACGAAGGGCTAAACCGCTTCTGTTTCAACGTGGCGATCCCCTGCATGTTGTTCAACGTCATGAGCAAGTTCTATGAAAGCCCGCCGGTGGATGTCCGTCTGCTGATCGCCTATTTCGGCACCTGCTTTGTTATCTACATTATTGGGCGCATCGTGGCGAAAAGCGTCTTTCGCCTGGACTCCATCTCCGCCTCAGTGTTTGGCCTGGCGGGCATCTTCTCCAACAATGTCATGCTCGGCATCCCCGTCGCCATTATCCTGCTTGGTCCCACAAGCCTCGCGTCGGTGGCGCTGGTGTTGGTGTTTAATAGCCTGATTTTATGGACGCTGGTCACCGTGTCGGTGGAGTGGGCGCAAAACGGCAGCTTCTCTCTGCGCGGCATCGGAAAAACACTGGTCAGTGTGCTGCGAAACCCCATTATCATCGGCATCTTCACCGGTTTTATCTGGAGCTTCGCGCTGCACCGCCCGGTGCCGCAATTTCTCGCTAGCCCCATCGGCATGGTCGCGCAGGTCGCCGCACCCTTAACCTTAATCACGCTGGGCATGAGCCTGTCGCGCTATCAAATCCGCAAAGGTCTGCGCGAAAGCAGCGCCATCGGCCTGTTGAAACTGGTCTTGATGCCGGGGCTTATCTGGTTGCTGGCGTATCTGCTGCATCTGCCGCGCGAAGAGAGCCAGGTGGTGGTGTTATTAGGGTCGATGGCGGTCGGAGTGAATGTCTATCTGATGGCGCAAAAATTCCACGTATTACAAGGCGCAACCGCCACCAGCATGTTGCTTTCCACCATTCTTTCAACAGTCACCACGCCGCTGTTTATGATCCTGATGGGCCATTTTTATCCCGATTGGCCCTAA
- a CDS encoding Imm50 family immunity protein → MWFDTAHGKEKIKFMFNNELALDNIEFESFQFYDQSKVRLCFNSRNIPSRVPEKWKINNFNGLSITLSFIGLIQFDMVGSRIGFECSPIIENTGDVIFAKIEDERKNFRLSLSAEVMVIDSIEPYLDQRWK, encoded by the coding sequence ATGTGGTTTGATACTGCGCATGGCAAAGAAAAAATTAAATTCATGTTCAACAATGAATTAGCTCTAGATAATATTGAATTTGAAAGTTTTCAATTTTATGACCAGTCAAAAGTAAGATTGTGCTTTAACTCAAGAAATATACCTTCAAGAGTTCCAGAAAAATGGAAAATAAATAATTTCAATGGATTGTCAATAACTTTATCTTTTATAGGCTTAATTCAATTCGATATGGTGGGATCGCGCATTGGATTTGAATGTTCTCCTATAATTGAGAACACGGGGGATGTAATTTTTGCGAAAATAGAAGATGAAAGAAAAAATTTTCGGTTGAGTTTATCAGCAGAAGTCATGGTTATAGATTCGATAGAGCCATATTTAGATCAAAGATGGAAATGA
- a CDS encoding type VI secretion system Vgr family protein, with the protein MSNRITVQLPAEGLLFWKISGREALSEAFAFNLQLLGTDARMDRSKLLGKPVTVTLPTQTLSGSRYLNGKITRVAVSAVELTGTRYAVYQLTVEPDLWPMKRDRNLRIFQGQTVPQIVKTLLGEYQVNLEDKLTGSYRTWDYCVQYQESSFDFISRLMELEGITYHFRHDADKHTLVLTDAVTQHQPFSGYELIPYHQTPSGGSTDEEGISQWALEDSVTPGLYSLDDYDFRKPNAWLFQARQNPNSPSPGTIDVYDWPGRFVEHGHGEFYARIRQERWQVEHQQIEGTATAVGIVPGCTFQLTNAAFFNDNGEYLVTAAHYNFEENRYASGADSETVHRIDFSVIPSSVVYRPAQQTPWPRTYGPQTARVVGPQGESIWTDRYGRVKVKFHWDRLAKGDDTSSCWVRVSSAWAGQGFGGVQVPRVGDEVVIDFINGDPDRPIITGRVYNEASMPPWALPAAATQMGFLSRSKDGSVDNANALRFEDKAGEEQVWVQAERNLDTNVKNDETRSVGGSQTVNVTRDHTGTVAGKHFQATQLSHEQVVGGGFTQKVQGAIVQASDSGIMLVAGKSALTLGANGTVTLQCVNFSIDASGHGEINTGGLLDLNITKPKEAGEVEPTIAQIQDAVKKVFNQGTDK; encoded by the coding sequence ATGAGCAATCGTATTACTGTTCAGTTACCCGCCGAAGGACTGCTTTTTTGGAAAATCTCTGGTCGAGAAGCGTTGTCCGAGGCATTTGCGTTTAACCTGCAATTGCTCGGGACTGACGCACGAATGGACCGCAGCAAATTGCTCGGCAAACCGGTCACGGTCACCCTTCCGACGCAAACCCTGTCAGGCAGCCGTTATCTCAATGGCAAAATCACCCGTGTTGCGGTGAGCGCCGTCGAACTCACAGGTACGCGCTACGCCGTTTACCAACTCACCGTCGAGCCCGATCTGTGGCCGATGAAACGTGACCGCAACCTGCGTATTTTCCAGGGGCAGACGGTGCCGCAAATCGTCAAAACTTTGCTCGGTGAATACCAGGTGAACCTGGAAGATAAGCTGACTGGCAGTTACCGCACCTGGGATTACTGCGTGCAGTACCAGGAGAGCAGCTTTGATTTCATCAGCCGCTTGATGGAACTGGAAGGGATCACCTATCACTTTCGCCACGATGCGGACAAACACACACTGGTGCTGACCGATGCGGTGACCCAGCATCAACCCTTTAGCGGTTATGAACTTATCCCTTATCACCAGACGCCATCGGGCGGCAGCACCGACGAAGAAGGCATCAGCCAATGGGCGCTGGAGGACAGCGTGACACCGGGGCTGTACAGCCTGGATGATTACGATTTCCGCAAACCCAATGCCTGGCTTTTCCAGGCGCGGCAAAACCCGAATTCCCCGTCGCCGGGCACCATTGATGTTTACGACTGGCCGGGGCGCTTTGTTGAACACGGTCACGGTGAGTTTTACGCCCGCATCCGCCAGGAGCGCTGGCAGGTTGAACATCAACAAATCGAAGGCACGGCGACGGCGGTCGGCATTGTGCCTGGCTGCACATTTCAACTCACCAATGCCGCTTTCTTTAACGACAACGGTGAATATCTGGTCACCGCCGCGCACTACAATTTCGAAGAAAACCGTTATGCCAGCGGCGCGGACAGCGAAACCGTTCACCGCATCGATTTCAGCGTGATTCCTTCTTCGGTGGTTTATCGACCCGCACAACAAACCCCCTGGCCACGCACATATGGCCCGCAAACCGCGCGCGTCGTCGGTCCGCAGGGTGAAAGCATCTGGACGGATCGCTACGGCCGGGTAAAAGTGAAATTCCATTGGGACAGACTGGCGAAGGGCGATGACACCAGCTCTTGCTGGGTCCGCGTTTCAAGTGCGTGGGCCGGCCAGGGCTTCGGCGGGGTGCAGGTTCCGCGCGTTGGCGATGAGGTGGTCATCGACTTTATCAATGGCGATCCGGACCGGCCAATTATCACCGGGCGCGTGTATAACGAAGCCAGCATGCCGCCGTGGGCGCTGCCTGCTGCCGCCACGCAAATGGGTTTTCTCAGCCGTTCGAAAGACGGTTCAGTGGATAACGCCAACGCCCTACGCTTTGAAGATAAAGCGGGCGAAGAGCAGGTGTGGGTTCAGGCCGAACGCAATCTTGATACCAACGTTAAAAATGACGAAACACGCAGCGTAGGCGGTTCGCAGACCGTTAACGTGACCCGCGATCATACGGGTACTGTGGCGGGCAAACACTTCCAGGCTACGCAACTGTCTCACGAGCAGGTGGTCGGCGGCGGGTTTACCCAGAAGGTGCAGGGCGCCATTGTGCAGGCGTCCGACAGCGGCATTATGCTGGTGGCGGGTAAATCGGCGCTTACGCTGGGTGCCAACGGGACTGTCACGCTCCAGTGCGTGAACTTCTCCATTGACGCGTCGGGGCATGGAGAAATCAATACGGGCGGTCTGCTGGATTTAAATATCACAAAACCAAAAGAAGCTGGGGAAGTTGAACCAACCATTGCGCAAATCCAGGACGCGGTAAAAAAAGTATTCAATCAAGGGACGGATAAATAA
- a CDS encoding DcrB-related protein, giving the protein MTTAQFVLSEGVLNLPDAYQDRSINVLKFKNVAATLVVTRAWDIKPDEDENFINQQLAKVKRSMKKVVMGDVDDSDIAGLPAREVSLRFENQHVMVYEKLAVTRVENHLLVLTFSRTEPFNADADAFWVSIKSGLQLRA; this is encoded by the coding sequence ATGACGACGGCGCAGTTTGTACTTTCTGAAGGCGTCCTTAACCTGCCGGACGCGTACCAAGATCGCAGCATCAATGTGCTGAAATTCAAAAACGTTGCTGCGACGCTGGTCGTCACGCGCGCGTGGGATATCAAACCCGACGAAGATGAAAACTTCATCAACCAGCAGTTGGCGAAGGTCAAACGCAGCATGAAAAAGGTGGTGATGGGCGATGTTGACGACAGCGACATTGCTGGTCTGCCCGCTCGCGAAGTGTCGCTGCGCTTCGAAAACCAGCATGTCATGGTGTATGAAAAACTCGCCGTTACGCGCGTTGAGAATCATCTGCTGGTGCTGACCTTCAGCCGTACAGAACCGTTTAATGCCGACGCTGATGCGTTCTGGGTGTCGATTAAATCGGGATTGCAGTTGAGGGCGTAA
- a CDS encoding RHS repeat-associated core domain-containing protein, giving the protein MTDYIAARIDDPLIHSSALADFVGGLVEGAIVLGVTAAVSFFAGPIVAAVVVTGLIFSGGLEAVGNAAGNLVDSLIDPGPPDAQIVSGSDDVHIMGKKAARAAATVDRDYLNSLAAAPDDESIDWAAMGALALASAAAVMKTAMNPTAALLSVAERASHLTLDDMKKWGSNLWDDLTQPTVESASPYASPMPKDNVDCKKGHAVTSSNFVAQGSRTVLINNQPAARNGEKSTCEAEIKVSENPRVRIGGETITVRDIRSGKNQLAYLLGNILGSAGLGLLSRLARLACERMLVRGLLKEIICPLGGIAASEIISATVLSAANTAYPVNIASGAKILAKEDDLDFILPDRMPLYWQRIYNSRNRVTGMLGTGWMLPFETRLYRLPDNQLIFRDMSGRELGLGEVLSGDMIVFPEDGLKLFSSPNGAMVIQTGEGEHQVYEPDPTRPGEWRMHRIYDRHENAHYFSWNEQGQLVRISSDNEALDVELEYEAQFKRLNAVYQIYEGARHLLVSYRYNEQGQLIAVTDADDIVIRQFGWDRASDMLAWHRFSTGLTVHYQWRPTVDSRHWRVSAYQVHDEQDAVLEKWRIDADETKRYARVSNDEGVVSEHHWDEIYRITRYTDVHGGKWQFNWAGKSEQLLAVVQPDGGRWEYAWDERGNMMLERDPLDRATMKTWHPLYDFPLKEVLPDGAVWQYEYNLTGDVVALTDPEGGVTRFEWNGQGDLTLRIDALENSHRFWWDELGQLIREQDCSGYQSRRQYDAAGRLILTTDPLGNTEHYRWSAASRLQTFVRADGRETLFRYNNTGLLCGQSIDGISERKVTLNARGQVTEAIDPAGHVTRFRFNRAGRLVTLTNANNQDWRFDYTPAGLLSRQYDYAGRRTEYHYNAAQQVATLVRHPASGSSLPPQVMNYEYDTIGRLTARETGQHRTEYRYSALATEIRRYAYSEWRQSVIEMREPENGELIVLERNKLGDLVSEENHSGKYQHQYDVLSNLSATTFPDGRQLQFLRYGTGHLLEMQLLFGGQTLPVTSYQRDKLHRETHRTMGALDLETQYDIAGRITQRHCTDNARQRLVFERRYQWDRADQIIRRMITDGAPATPAEKYRQSLWGYDAAGRMTKSMQPGGEERFWYDAADNRTTPDLQPVWNNLLRRLDGVRREYDGFGRMTERHDAHRGVTQRYSYDDEHRISQVIIDGDTEFTKAEYRYDALGRRTEKQVWRRHARKPERTQYAWSGLHMVGESSDSNPDASVQYVYTENSYEPLARIDNHGQHAEVYWYHTELNGLPESVTDSSGDTVWRGASTAWGRSLRESASAAWDTPQNLRFQGQYLDRETGLHYNTFRYYDPSGGCYTQMDPIGLLGGLNTYTYVVDPLVWVDPLGLAGCNARYPSRKAALRAAKRDAGIPMKQQPVAVKKVQLTDRDGHAIKDDNFNVLESREYHFAQHDGSKIVIQEHSAGHIYGPPGTPGNQGAHFNPRPFNPITGDGMRNGSVHGTYDHYEY; this is encoded by the coding sequence ATGACGGATTACATCGCAGCCCGTATTGACGACCCGCTGATTCACAGCTCGGCGCTGGCTGACTTTGTTGGCGGGCTGGTGGAAGGGGCGATCGTGCTTGGCGTGACGGCCGCTGTGAGCTTCTTCGCAGGCCCGATTGTCGCCGCAGTGGTTGTCACCGGGCTGATTTTCAGCGGTGGGCTGGAAGCCGTTGGTAACGCGGCCGGAAATCTGGTCGATAGCCTGATAGACCCTGGGCCGCCGGATGCGCAAATCGTCTCCGGATCGGACGATGTTCATATCATGGGCAAAAAAGCGGCGCGCGCCGCCGCAACCGTGGATCGCGATTATTTGAACAGCCTCGCCGCCGCGCCGGATGACGAAAGTATCGACTGGGCGGCGATGGGCGCGTTAGCCCTTGCGAGCGCGGCTGCGGTTATGAAAACCGCAATGAACCCTACGGCGGCTTTACTCTCTGTTGCCGAGCGCGCCAGCCATCTCACCCTGGACGATATGAAAAAGTGGGGCTCGAACCTGTGGGATGACTTAACGCAACCGACAGTAGAAAGCGCCAGCCCGTATGCCTCACCGATGCCAAAAGATAACGTTGACTGTAAAAAAGGCCATGCGGTCACCAGCAGCAACTTTGTCGCTCAAGGTTCGAGAACCGTCTTAATCAATAACCAACCTGCGGCGCGCAATGGTGAGAAAAGTACCTGCGAAGCCGAAATCAAAGTCAGCGAGAACCCGCGCGTGCGCATTGGCGGCGAGACCATTACGGTGCGCGATATTCGCAGCGGTAAAAACCAGCTGGCATATCTGCTGGGGAACATACTGGGCAGCGCCGGTTTGGGATTGCTGTCGCGCCTGGCCCGGTTGGCCTGTGAACGCATGCTTGTGCGCGGGCTTTTAAAAGAGATCATCTGTCCGCTCGGCGGCATCGCTGCTTCGGAGATCATCTCCGCGACGGTGCTCAGCGCGGCGAATACCGCCTACCCGGTGAACATTGCCAGCGGCGCAAAAATCCTCGCCAAAGAAGACGATCTCGACTTTATTCTGCCGGACCGCATGCCGCTCTACTGGCAGCGCATCTACAACAGCCGTAACCGCGTCACTGGCATGTTAGGCACCGGCTGGATGCTGCCGTTCGAAACACGGCTTTATCGCCTGCCTGATAACCAGTTGATCTTCCGGGATATGAGCGGGCGTGAGCTGGGGCTGGGTGAAGTGTTGAGTGGCGATATGATTGTCTTCCCGGAAGATGGCCTGAAGCTATTTTCCAGCCCAAACGGCGCGATGGTGATTCAGACTGGCGAAGGCGAGCATCAAGTTTATGAACCGGACCCTACTCGTCCCGGCGAATGGCGCATGCACCGCATATATGACCGCCACGAAAATGCCCACTATTTTAGCTGGAACGAACAGGGGCAACTGGTGCGCATCTCCAGCGATAACGAAGCGTTGGATGTCGAGCTGGAATACGAAGCGCAGTTCAAGCGCTTAAACGCGGTTTATCAGATTTACGAAGGCGCGCGCCATTTGTTGGTTTCCTATCGCTATAACGAACAGGGGCAACTGATCGCTGTTACCGACGCCGACGATATCGTGATCCGCCAGTTTGGCTGGGATCGCGCCAGCGATATGCTGGCCTGGCACCGTTTTTCAACGGGCTTAACGGTGCATTATCAATGGCGACCCACTGTAGATTCTCGCCACTGGCGCGTGAGCGCTTACCAGGTCCATGACGAACAAGACGCGGTGCTGGAAAAGTGGCGCATCGACGCCGATGAAACAAAGCGTTACGCCAGAGTCAGTAACGATGAAGGTGTGGTCAGCGAGCATCACTGGGATGAGATCTATCGCATCACGCGCTATACCGATGTGCATGGCGGCAAGTGGCAGTTTAACTGGGCGGGAAAATCCGAACAGTTGCTGGCCGTTGTGCAGCCGGACGGCGGACGTTGGGAGTATGCCTGGGACGAACGCGGCAACATGATGCTGGAGCGCGACCCGCTGGATCGCGCGACAATGAAAACCTGGCATCCGCTCTATGATTTCCCGCTAAAAGAGGTGCTGCCGGACGGCGCTGTCTGGCAGTACGAATACAACCTGACGGGCGATGTGGTCGCGCTGACCGATCCAGAAGGCGGCGTCACCCGTTTCGAGTGGAACGGCCAGGGTGACTTAACCCTGCGCATTGATGCGCTGGAGAACAGCCACCGCTTTTGGTGGGATGAGCTTGGGCAACTGATCCGCGAACAGGATTGCTCCGGCTACCAGAGCCGCCGCCAGTACGATGCTGCCGGGCGATTGATACTCACCACCGATCCGCTGGGTAACACCGAACACTACCGTTGGAGCGCGGCATCACGTCTACAAACGTTTGTCCGCGCCGACGGCCGGGAAACGCTGTTCCGCTACAACAACACCGGGTTGCTGTGCGGTCAGAGCATTGACGGCATAAGCGAGCGGAAAGTGACGCTCAATGCGCGCGGCCAGGTGACGGAAGCCATCGATCCTGCCGGGCATGTGACGCGTTTTCGCTTCAACCGCGCGGGTCGCCTGGTGACGCTGACCAATGCCAACAATCAGGATTGGCGTTTCGACTACACGCCAGCCGGGCTATTGTCGCGCCAGTACGATTACGCCGGGCGACGGACGGAATATCACTACAACGCCGCGCAGCAGGTCGCCACGCTGGTGCGCCATCCCGCCAGTGGCAGCAGTTTGCCGCCGCAGGTAATGAATTATGAATACGACACCATCGGACGCTTAACGGCGCGGGAAACCGGGCAGCACCGCACCGAGTACCGTTACAGCGCGCTGGCGACGGAAATCCGCCGGTATGCCTACAGCGAGTGGCGGCAGTCGGTCATTGAGATGCGTGAGCCGGAGAATGGCGAACTCATTGTCCTTGAGCGCAACAAACTCGGCGATCTGGTGAGCGAGGAGAATCATTCCGGTAAGTATCAACACCAGTACGACGTGCTAAGTAACCTGAGTGCCACCACTTTTCCGGACGGACGTCAGTTGCAGTTCCTGCGCTACGGTACCGGGCATCTGCTGGAGATGCAGCTGTTGTTTGGCGGCCAGACACTGCCCGTTACCAGCTATCAGCGCGATAAGCTGCACCGGGAAACGCACCGCACGATGGGCGCGCTGGATCTGGAAACGCAGTACGACATCGCCGGGCGCATTACGCAGCGCCACTGCACAGACAATGCGCGCCAGCGTCTGGTCTTTGAGCGCCGCTATCAGTGGGATCGCGCCGACCAGATAATCCGCCGGATGATCACCGATGGCGCACCGGCGACCCCGGCAGAGAAGTACCGTCAGTCGCTGTGGGGCTACGATGCCGCAGGCCGCATGACAAAAAGCATGCAGCCTGGCGGGGAAGAGCGTTTCTGGTACGACGCGGCGGATAACCGCACAACGCCGGATTTACAGCCGGTGTGGAATAACCTGCTGAGGCGCCTCGACGGCGTGCGCCGGGAGTATGACGGATTCGGCCGCATGACAGAGCGCCATGACGCTCATCGCGGCGTCACACAGCGTTACAGCTATGACGACGAGCACCGTATCAGCCAGGTCATCATTGATGGCGATACGGAGTTCACGAAAGCCGAATACCGTTACGACGCGCTCGGTCGCCGCACGGAAAAACAGGTCTGGCGTCGCCACGCCCGCAAACCTGAACGCACACAGTACGCCTGGTCCGGTCTGCATATGGTGGGTGAAAGCAGCGACAGCAATCCGGATGCGTCAGTGCAGTATGTCTATACTGAAAACAGTTATGAACCGCTGGCGCGTATCGACAACCACGGGCAGCATGCGGAAGTTTACTGGTATCACACGGAGCTGAACGGCCTGCCGGAAAGCGTCACCGACAGCAGCGGCGACACCGTATGGCGCGGGGCATCAACGGCCTGGGGCCGCAGCCTGCGGGAAAGCGCCTCTGCCGCGTGGGATACGCCGCAGAACCTGCGCTTCCAGGGCCAGTACCTGGACCGTGAAACGGGCCTGCATTACAACACCTTCCGCTACTACGACCCGAGCGGCGGATGTTACACCCAGATGGACCCGATAGGGCTGCTGGGTGGGTTGAACACGTATACGTATGTCGTGGATCCGCTGGTGTGGGTGGATCCGTTGGGGTTGGCTGGCTGCAATGCACGATATCCTTCAAGAAAAGCTGCGCTGAGAGCCGCCAAAAGGGATGCTGGTATACCAATGAAACAACAGCCAGTTGCTGTGAAGAAAGTTCAGCTAACAGATAGAGATGGACACGCTATAAAAGATGATAATTTTAATGTTTTGGAGTCAAGGGAGTATCATTTTGCACAGCATGATGGTTCAAAAATAGTTATTCAAGAACATTCTGCTGGTCATATATACGGCCCTCCGGGAACGCCAGGAAATCAAGGGGCACACTTTAATCCGCGGCCATTTAATCCTATAACTGGAGATGGCATGAGGAACGGTTCTGTTCACGGAACATATGACCATTATGAGTACTAG
- a CDS encoding GNAT family N-acetyltransferase — translation MEFFNQYGQRIGQEFPEWTKRPLPEKIYLKGRYCDVVPLVVDHAEDLFPEWQSIDDERDWTYLGDHRPANMTACYAYLRNLAAHPERIYFSVKDKADGKIKGLFYVGKFDPENGSFDIGDVNWTPLMKRTRMSTESLYIVLAYFFDQLKYRRCEWRTSSYNTDAIQSAERIGFVKEGVLRDKKIRKGHLSDITVFSITLREWAGVASMMNGWLHEDNFDHRGRQVQKLASFRRY, via the coding sequence ATGGAGTTTTTTAATCAGTATGGTCAGCGTATCGGGCAAGAGTTTCCCGAGTGGACCAAAAGGCCGTTGCCGGAAAAAATTTACCTTAAAGGGCGTTATTGTGATGTCGTCCCGCTGGTTGTCGATCATGCCGAAGATCTCTTTCCGGAATGGCAAAGTATCGATGATGAACGCGACTGGACCTACCTTGGCGATCACCGACCCGCAAATATGACCGCGTGCTACGCCTATTTACGAAACCTGGCGGCACATCCTGAACGGATTTATTTTTCGGTGAAGGATAAAGCTGACGGGAAAATAAAAGGGCTTTTCTACGTCGGCAAATTCGATCCCGAAAACGGCTCTTTTGATATTGGCGACGTGAACTGGACGCCATTAATGAAAAGAACGCGCATGAGCACCGAGAGTCTTTATATTGTGCTGGCGTATTTCTTTGATCAGCTGAAATATCGAAGATGTGAATGGAGAACAAGCAGTTATAACACGGACGCTATTCAATCCGCGGAACGAATTGGCTTTGTGAAGGAAGGCGTCCTGCGCGATAAAAAGATCCGCAAAGGGCACCTGAGCGATATTACAGTCTTCTCAATCACCCTGCGGGAATGGGCTGGCGTCGCATCAATGATGAATGGCTGGTTGCACGAAGATAACTTTGATCACCGGGGTCGCCAGGTGCAAAAACTGGCGTCATTTCGTCGCTACTGA